One genomic region from Neisseria weaveri encodes:
- a CDS encoding DUF3102 domain-containing protein, whose amino-acid sequence MSSNKEIEVLDVEKTQNHAAMHSIMVMEQWGGGETYNEERWIERGRHAVRQTMEGMFELGRALIVLKEHTEHGRFMEIVKSQFGLGIAETSRLMSATKRFSTPQMQKAAPKLMDLGKSKLLELLVEDDVTLVELAEGGDINGHTFDDVDRMTVRELRAALRESRETAEAKDKVIADKNKKVDELAEKLAKKQVKEPKPQDVASELTMRLSTAVIGVRSDISRLRDLFEQLVAHGEAHGFDHRAQMVGSINQVRRDAEMLRELFALPEEAPTDEVPEWLKDYDPEQGNGD is encoded by the coding sequence ATGAGCAGTAACAAGGAAATTGAAGTTTTAGATGTGGAAAAAACACAAAACCATGCAGCCATGCACAGCATTATGGTCATGGAGCAATGGGGCGGTGGCGAAACATATAACGAGGAGCGGTGGATTGAACGCGGCCGCCATGCCGTGCGCCAAACGATGGAAGGTATGTTCGAGTTAGGCAGAGCCTTGATTGTTTTGAAAGAGCATACCGAGCATGGCCGTTTTATGGAAATTGTAAAGAGTCAGTTTGGACTGGGTATTGCTGAGACATCTCGCCTAATGTCTGCAACAAAACGATTTTCAACGCCACAGATGCAGAAAGCAGCACCTAAGTTGATGGATTTAGGCAAGTCGAAGCTGCTTGAATTGCTGGTGGAAGACGATGTGACGCTGGTTGAGCTTGCTGAAGGCGGCGATATCAACGGCCATACCTTTGACGATGTGGACAGAATGACAGTGCGAGAACTGCGCGCCGCTTTACGCGAAAGCCGCGAAACTGCCGAAGCCAAAGATAAAGTGATTGCCGACAAAAACAAAAAGGTAGACGAGCTGGCGGAAAAACTGGCTAAGAAGCAGGTTAAAGAGCCGAAGCCGCAGGATGTGGCCAGCGAGCTGACCATGCGATTGAGTACGGCGGTAATCGGTGTGCGCTCGGATATCAGCCGCCTGCGCGATTTATTCGAGCAACTGGTTGCCCACGGCGAAGCGCACGGCTTTGACCACCGCGCACAGATGGTGGGCAGCATCAATCAGGTGAGACGGGATGCGGAAATGCTGCGCGAGCTGTTTGCCCTGCCCGAAGAAGCACCCACGGACGAAGTGCCGGAATGGTTGAAAGATTACGATCCTGAGCAAGGCAATGGGGATTAA
- a CDS encoding HU family DNA-binding protein has protein sequence MNKSELVAQLAEKWVWPKSKAQMALDGVLEIIETALAKGEDVTLPGFGTFTVADKPERQGRNPKTGEPLTITAHKTPKFKPGKALKDAVN, from the coding sequence ATGAATAAATCCGAGTTAGTAGCACAATTGGCCGAGAAGTGGGTTTGGCCGAAGAGCAAGGCGCAGATGGCATTGGACGGCGTGCTGGAGATTATCGAAACCGCGCTGGCCAAAGGCGAAGATGTAACGCTGCCGGGCTTCGGTACATTTACCGTTGCCGACAAGCCGGAACGCCAAGGCCGCAACCCAAAAACCGGTGAGCCGCTGACCATCACAGCACACAAGACCCCTAAATTCAAACCGGGGAAAGCACTGAAGGATGCGGTCAACTAA
- a CDS encoding Mor transcription activator family protein produces the protein MADARIPELLSDLAAKVSEEVLQRGVDKAAAKAVGDSVAKRMAREWGGQNIYIPQGILWGIDERDLEIFEKFDGTNQRELAKEYGFSEQWIYRIVERVRQAKIKENQADLFSGCG, from the coding sequence ATGGCTGATGCACGAATACCGGAATTGCTGTCGGACTTGGCGGCAAAAGTGAGCGAGGAAGTATTGCAGCGCGGAGTGGATAAAGCGGCGGCCAAAGCGGTGGGCGACAGTGTGGCCAAGCGCATGGCCCGCGAATGGGGCGGACAAAACATTTATATCCCGCAAGGTATCTTGTGGGGCATAGACGAACGTGATCTGGAGATTTTTGAAAAATTCGACGGTACCAACCAACGGGAGCTGGCGAAAGAATACGGGTTTTCGGAGCAATGGATTTACCGCATCGTCGAGCGCGTGCGGCAAGCCAAAATCAAAGAAAACCAAGCGGATTTATTCAGCGGCTGCGGTTGA
- a CDS encoding XRE family transcriptional regulator: MSISERLNLVLKDMNLKIKEFSDKSTVAYRSLQNYLSGEREPNTESLIKLSTQMGINLNWLLTGSGNMYIADVQESDEYAYIPVYDVEVSAGHGTTAYGVTEPDSRLAFRKDWLTSRGLKPVCLHAVIARGDSMEPTIGNKDTLLVDTERNTPRDGHIYVIRAGDTLWVKRIQQQPDNSLLLISDNHTYPPMPLRLEDHPDIEIIGRVVNVSKELN; encoded by the coding sequence ATGAGTATTTCAGAGCGATTAAATTTAGTCCTAAAAGATATGAATTTGAAAATTAAAGAATTTTCAGATAAATCTACTGTTGCTTATAGAAGCCTGCAAAACTATCTGAGCGGAGAGAGGGAGCCAAATACGGAAAGCCTGATCAAATTAAGCACTCAAATGGGTATAAATTTAAACTGGCTACTGACAGGCAGTGGAAATATGTATATTGCAGACGTTCAAGAATCTGATGAATATGCCTACATTCCTGTTTATGATGTGGAAGTCTCTGCCGGTCACGGCACTACTGCTTACGGAGTCACTGAACCTGACAGTCGGTTGGCATTCCGCAAAGACTGGTTGACCTCACGAGGACTGAAACCTGTATGTTTACATGCTGTTATTGCCCGTGGCGATAGCATGGAGCCCACTATCGGCAACAAAGATACGCTATTGGTTGATACCGAGCGTAACACCCCACGAGACGGCCATATTTATGTTATTCGTGCAGGAGATACGTTGTGGGTGAAAAGAATCCAACAACAACCCGATAACAGCTTACTGCTGATTTCCGATAACCACACTTATCCACCCATGCCGCTACGACTAGAAGATCATCCTGATATAGAAATCATTGGCAGAGTAGTGAATGTGTCAAAAGAATTAAATTGA
- a CDS encoding gp16 family protein — translation MKETKAQKKARLIKLIHVAKGQLMMDDAAYRTLLANASRGKTSSKALSVDELEWVLRQLKAQGFVVTTKAQAKQAKPDIPVHDAHVAVDAQIKKIRALWLELHKLGAVRNPSELALAKFVKRMTGVDYQNWLGVDDASKVIEHLKEWKKRVENGGK, via the coding sequence ATGAAAGAAACCAAAGCACAGAAGAAGGCACGGCTGATTAAGCTTATCCATGTGGCCAAAGGCCAACTGATGATGGATGACGCGGCATACCGCACTTTGTTGGCCAATGCCTCGCGCGGCAAGACCAGCAGCAAGGCTTTGTCGGTCGATGAATTGGAGTGGGTGCTGCGGCAATTGAAGGCGCAAGGTTTTGTAGTAACGACCAAAGCGCAAGCCAAACAGGCTAAGCCGGATATACCGGTACATGATGCACATGTGGCGGTGGATGCGCAGATTAAAAAAATCAGGGCATTGTGGCTTGAGCTGCACAAGCTCGGCGCAGTGCGTAATCCTTCTGAGCTGGCGTTGGCCAAGTTTGTAAAACGTATGACGGGGGTGGATTATCAGAATTGGTTGGGTGTGGATGATGCGTCAAAAGTGATTGAGCATCTGAAGGAATGGAAAAAACGGGTTGAAAACGGAGGTAAATAA
- a CDS encoding DDE-type integrase/transposase/recombinase, translating to MNAAMTERLSEIAREAEKCGRGGKTAYLKEQAEALGISLATLHRKLGEVVLKPTRKRRADAGKSALTYEEAQAISTLVMETMRKNGKRLTTVSAAVEMLRANGEIAAEKVDEATGEVSKLSDSTIVRALREYKLHPDQLLQPEPVTRMKSEHPNQWWEIDPSLCVLYYLPRNGKDTGLRVAGYEEFYKNKPGNLKKIELDRVWRYTGTDHTSGTICVRYYFGGETSANLCDFFIYMMQAKQDIAKDPFRGVPKNVMLDPGSANTSAAFKNLCKALDVHVQINKPGNPRAKGQVEKANDIVETAFESSLKLVEVESIDELNGLAERWMRYYNGTKEHSRHGMTRYQAWNKIKAEQLILPPPAEYCRELAISAPKEAKVSPELEIRFGGRYYSVKEIAGVIVGQKVLVAKNPWDETGARVATWDAEGNEVWQAVTAIEFDDYGFRQDAALMGKEYKPAADTPAQQAKKAQEKLAMEADTLEEAVAKRKAKALPFGGRIDPYKHQEDTLAARNTLYIERQGTQMDYNRMEVTEQVLNKVEMAKLLKPRIEAAGGDWKQAVAFIKANYPDGVLASQLDEVAGRLKTAGKLKLVKGA from the coding sequence ATGAATGCGGCAATGACGGAGCGTTTAAGTGAAATCGCCCGCGAAGCCGAAAAGTGCGGGCGCGGCGGCAAGACGGCCTATCTGAAAGAGCAGGCCGAAGCGTTGGGTATCAGCTTGGCAACGTTGCACCGGAAATTGGGTGAGGTGGTATTGAAGCCGACCCGCAAACGCCGCGCCGATGCAGGCAAATCGGCCTTGACCTATGAAGAAGCGCAGGCCATCAGCACTTTGGTGATGGAAACGATGCGTAAAAACGGCAAACGGCTCACTACGGTATCGGCAGCGGTAGAAATGTTAAGAGCTAATGGCGAGATTGCCGCCGAGAAGGTGGACGAAGCCACCGGCGAAGTAAGCAAACTATCAGACAGCACCATTGTGCGGGCATTGCGGGAATACAAGCTGCACCCCGACCAGCTGTTACAGCCGGAGCCGGTAACGCGGATGAAATCGGAACACCCCAACCAATGGTGGGAGATTGACCCGAGCTTGTGTGTGCTCTACTACCTGCCGCGCAACGGCAAAGATACGGGCTTGCGAGTGGCCGGTTATGAAGAGTTTTATAAAAACAAGCCCGGTAATCTGAAAAAAATCGAGCTGGATAGAGTGTGGCGTTATACCGGCACCGACCATACCAGCGGCACCATCTGCGTGCGCTACTACTTCGGCGGCGAGACCAGCGCCAACCTGTGCGACTTTTTTATCTACATGATGCAGGCCAAACAGGACATAGCCAAAGACCCTTTCCGGGGCGTGCCGAAAAACGTGATGCTCGACCCGGGCAGCGCGAATACCTCGGCAGCATTTAAAAACCTCTGCAAAGCGCTGGATGTGCATGTGCAGATAAACAAACCGGGTAATCCGAGAGCCAAAGGGCAAGTGGAAAAAGCCAACGACATCGTAGAAACGGCGTTTGAAAGCAGCTTGAAACTGGTGGAAGTGGAAAGCATTGACGAGCTTAACGGCTTGGCCGAACGCTGGATGCGCTACTACAACGGCACCAAAGAACACAGCCGCCACGGTATGACGCGCTACCAAGCATGGAACAAAATCAAGGCCGAGCAGCTGATACTGCCGCCGCCTGCGGAATATTGCAGAGAGTTGGCCATCAGCGCACCGAAAGAAGCCAAGGTGTCGCCCGAATTGGAAATACGCTTCGGCGGCCGCTATTACAGCGTGAAAGAGATAGCGGGTGTGATTGTGGGGCAAAAGGTGCTGGTTGCCAAAAACCCTTGGGATGAAACCGGCGCACGGGTAGCGACATGGGATGCGGAAGGTAACGAGGTATGGCAGGCGGTAACGGCCATAGAGTTTGACGATTACGGCTTCCGTCAGGATGCGGCGCTGATGGGTAAGGAATACAAGCCCGCAGCCGATACTCCCGCCCAGCAAGCCAAGAAGGCGCAAGAGAAGCTGGCGATGGAAGCAGACACGCTGGAAGAAGCCGTCGCCAAACGCAAGGCGAAAGCCTTACCCTTTGGCGGACGTATCGACCCCTACAAGCATCAGGAAGATACGCTGGCCGCACGCAATACGCTCTACATCGAGCGGCAAGGCACCCAAATGGATTACAACCGCATGGAAGTAACCGAGCAGGTGTTGAACAAGGTAGAAATGGCCAAGCTGCTGAAACCGCGTATCGAAGCCGCTGGCGGAGACTGGAAACAGGCGGTGGCGTTTATCAAGGCCAATTATCCCGACGGTGTGTTGGCCAGCCAGTTGGATGAAGTGGCAGGCCGTCTGAAAACGGCGGGCAAGTTGAAATTGGTTAAAGGGGCATGA
- a CDS encoding DUF3164 family protein — translation MNIDKSQYREDAKGNLVPVANIREIDLLRDELVMELAGKAAEVQQHISDFKREAMDDIAAFVQLSADRYDVKVGGKKGNISLHSFDGSYRVQLAMQDTLVFDEGLIAAKALIDECINEWTEGSRTELKTLINAAFQVDSQGNISTTRVLGLRRLQISDDKWKRAMDALSDSLKVHISKPFVRVYRRDDAGDYQLVNLDIAKV, via the coding sequence ATGAACATTGATAAATCCCAATACCGCGAAGATGCCAAAGGCAATTTGGTGCCGGTGGCCAATATCCGCGAAATCGACCTGCTCCGGGACGAGCTGGTGATGGAGTTGGCAGGCAAGGCAGCCGAAGTGCAACAGCACATCTCGGATTTCAAACGCGAAGCAATGGACGATATTGCCGCATTCGTACAGTTGAGTGCTGACCGCTACGATGTAAAAGTGGGAGGCAAGAAAGGCAACATCAGCCTGCACAGCTTCGACGGCTCATACCGCGTGCAACTGGCGATGCAGGATACGCTGGTATTCGATGAAGGCTTGATTGCGGCCAAAGCCCTGATTGACGAGTGCATCAACGAGTGGACGGAAGGCAGCCGCACCGAATTGAAAACGCTGATTAATGCGGCATTCCAAGTCGACAGTCAGGGCAACATCTCCACCACCCGCGTACTCGGCCTGCGCCGCCTGCAAATCAGCGACGACAAGTGGAAACGTGCAATGGACGCACTCTCGGACAGCCTGAAAGTGCATATCAGCAAGCCGTTTGTACGGGTGTACCGCCGCGATGATGCAGGCGATTATCAGTTGGTTAACTTGGATATTGCGAAGGTGTGA
- a CDS encoding phage tail sheath family protein translates to MAAAFHHGTETIKIDGGSVPVYTVDGAITAIIGTAPVGAVNELTVCQTKKDFTALGGELTGAGFTLPDAAHIWTRYGSGVAYVVNVCDPAKHKTTVSNEVLTVDPDTLTARTAKPALQAGYALVDGSSPLTEGTHYTIDTLTGEIVYKSKPTAPKITYTYTDPTKVSEADIIGAYVASTGKRTGMELLTEGFNRFGADAKILIAPSYDKTATCAAALTVLAEKLKAIAYIDAPKGTSLSKAMEGRGPNGSINFKTSSDRVQLFFPHVVGILGIESLATHAAGLRMKTDVEKGYWWSISNKDLLGVTDTEVGLTARADDPQSETNRLNEKGITTVFNSYGTGYRAWGNRLACFPTVSHIKNFEVAQRTGDIIDESIRRASLQYVDRPIDDALIDSLVETVRTYLGTLQSIVGFEVGLDYDYDLVDAFSKGQVPIKYDFTPKLPAERITHTSGMTRKYLVNLTSGSK, encoded by the coding sequence ATGGCAGCAGCCTTCCATCACGGCACGGAGACCATCAAAATCGATGGCGGCTCCGTACCCGTTTATACCGTTGACGGTGCGATTACGGCCATCATCGGCACCGCCCCCGTCGGCGCGGTCAACGAGCTGACCGTGTGCCAAACCAAAAAAGACTTTACAGCGTTGGGCGGCGAATTGACCGGCGCGGGTTTTACCCTGCCTGATGCCGCCCATATCTGGACGCGCTACGGCAGCGGCGTGGCTTATGTGGTCAATGTGTGCGACCCGGCCAAGCACAAAACCACCGTTAGCAACGAAGTGCTGACGGTTGACCCGGACACACTGACCGCCCGCACGGCCAAGCCCGCTTTGCAGGCAGGCTATGCTTTGGTTGACGGCAGCAGCCCGTTAACTGAAGGTACGCATTACACCATCGATACGCTCACGGGTGAGATTGTGTATAAAAGCAAGCCCACCGCTCCCAAAATCACTTATACCTACACCGACCCGACCAAAGTATCCGAGGCAGACATTATCGGCGCGTATGTAGCCTCTACCGGCAAGCGCACCGGTATGGAGCTGTTGACGGAAGGCTTCAACCGTTTCGGTGCCGATGCCAAAATCCTGATTGCCCCCAGCTACGACAAAACCGCCACCTGCGCCGCCGCGCTGACGGTGCTGGCCGAGAAGCTCAAGGCCATTGCCTATATCGATGCACCCAAAGGCACGTCGTTGAGCAAGGCGATGGAAGGCCGCGGCCCCAACGGCAGCATCAACTTCAAAACGTCTTCCGACCGCGTGCAGCTGTTCTTCCCGCACGTTGTCGGCATTCTGGGCATCGAGAGTTTGGCCACGCACGCGGCCGGCCTGCGTATGAAGACCGATGTGGAAAAAGGCTACTGGTGGAGCATTTCCAACAAGGATTTGCTGGGCGTAACCGATACCGAAGTGGGCTTGACCGCGCGTGCGGACGACCCGCAGAGCGAAACCAACCGCCTGAACGAGAAAGGCATTACCACCGTATTCAACAGCTACGGCACAGGCTACCGCGCATGGGGTAACCGTTTGGCCTGCTTCCCGACGGTAAGCCATATCAAAAACTTTGAAGTGGCACAACGCACCGGCGACATCATCGACGAAAGCATCCGCCGCGCATCGCTGCAATATGTCGACCGCCCGATTGATGACGCATTGATTGACAGCTTGGTGGAGACCGTACGCACTTACTTGGGTACGCTACAAAGCATTGTCGGCTTCGAAGTGGGCTTGGATTATGACTACGATTTGGTTGATGCCTTCAGCAAAGGCCAAGTGCCGATTAAATACGATTTCACCCCCAAACTGCCTGCTGAGCGCATCACCCACACATCGGGAATGACCCGCAAGTATCTGGTCAACCTCACATCCGGCAGCAAATAA
- a CDS encoding Gp49 family protein — translation MTLQVKFEDLEAKGAVAEYHRIGETTTIVCSLTLPSGFVVIGQASCINPDVFDEQAGIELAHQDAMRKLWELEAYRVKENAFAAEKETQNG, via the coding sequence ATGACTTTACAAGTGAAATTTGAAGACCTTGAAGCAAAAGGTGCGGTAGCGGAATACCACCGTATTGGCGAGACAACGACCATTGTTTGCTCGCTGACGCTGCCATCGGGTTTTGTGGTTATCGGCCAAGCATCGTGTATCAATCCCGATGTATTTGATGAGCAGGCCGGTATCGAATTGGCTCACCAAGATGCCATGCGTAAGCTGTGGGAGCTGGAAGCCTACCGTGTTAAAGAAAACGCCTTCGCGGCAGAAAAGGAGACCCAAAATGGCTAA
- a CDS encoding Gp37 family protein, whose protein sequence is MAATVPILQAVTEWLQEQLPDAEVRLFPDNPATYRFIHPRGAVLVGYQGSKFGSIEQLGAISQQRVMTLHLTVFGRGLHNDGAALDLLDRLRLAVVGYQPPACLPCHLISEQFLSEDGGAWQYQLLVQTETHQVQQCREEKQPLFVAARYRQNGDPTEPDLKPKKE, encoded by the coding sequence ATGGCCGCTACCGTGCCGATTCTGCAGGCAGTTACAGAATGGCTGCAAGAGCAGCTCCCCGATGCCGAAGTGCGCCTGTTTCCCGACAATCCGGCTACCTACCGTTTTATCCACCCAAGAGGCGCGGTGTTGGTGGGCTATCAGGGAAGTAAATTCGGCAGCATCGAGCAGCTGGGTGCCATCTCGCAACAACGTGTGATGACCCTGCACCTGACCGTATTCGGGCGCGGCCTGCATAACGACGGTGCCGCATTGGATTTGCTCGACCGCCTGCGCTTGGCCGTGGTGGGCTATCAACCGCCCGCCTGTTTGCCCTGCCACCTGATTAGCGAGCAGTTTTTAAGCGAGGACGGCGGTGCTTGGCAGTATCAGCTTTTAGTGCAAACCGAAACCCACCAAGTGCAGCAATGCCGCGAAGAGAAACAGCCGTTGTTTGTTGCCGCCCGTTACCGACAAAACGGCGACCCTACCGAACCCGATTTAAAACCCAAAAAGGAGTAA
- a CDS encoding ExeA family protein — MKEEFKQLGKSYTAAAAEIGCSKTALVNAVVHGKWPKKDADRLREKLRQYFETNGADIPAGLRNPETAPAHPNESEDKEMLLRKATLTQAAKQHFGLPRDPFNDEIREAADVFLTPDVRYVREAMFQTACHGGFVAVVGESGAGKSTLREDLQDRINREGKQIIMIEPYVLAMEDNDIKGKTLKAAHIAAAILEAVAPGVKPYRDAEARFRQVHRALQESARAGNKHVLIIEEAHGMPVPTLKHLKRFFELKSGFERLLGIVLIGQTELAQKLAENNPNVREVVQRCELVTLLPLTDGKLAGYLKHKFERAGGDIAKVMDESAIDAIAERLTVRSRTAKGAEQHSLLYPLAVNNLVAAAMNQAAELGFDIVDADVVKGV, encoded by the coding sequence ATGAAGGAAGAATTTAAACAGCTCGGCAAATCGTATACCGCCGCTGCCGCTGAAATCGGATGCAGCAAAACCGCTTTAGTGAATGCGGTGGTACACGGCAAATGGCCGAAAAAAGACGCAGACCGGCTGCGTGAGAAGTTAAGACAGTATTTTGAAACAAATGGTGCGGATATTCCTGCTGGCCTGAGAAACCCGGAAACCGCACCTGCCCACCCTAATGAAAGCGAGGACAAAGAGATGTTATTACGAAAAGCCACATTAACACAAGCCGCCAAGCAGCATTTCGGCTTACCGCGCGATCCGTTTAACGACGAAATCCGCGAAGCTGCCGACGTATTTTTAACGCCCGATGTGCGTTATGTGCGCGAGGCGATGTTTCAGACGGCCTGCCACGGCGGCTTTGTGGCGGTGGTCGGCGAGAGCGGCGCGGGCAAATCCACCCTGCGTGAAGACCTGCAAGACCGCATCAACCGCGAAGGCAAACAGATCATCATGATCGAGCCGTATGTGTTGGCGATGGAAGACAACGACATCAAGGGCAAAACCCTGAAAGCCGCGCATATCGCCGCCGCGATTTTGGAAGCCGTTGCCCCGGGCGTGAAGCCCTACCGCGACGCCGAGGCGCGTTTCCGCCAAGTGCACCGCGCCCTGCAGGAAAGTGCACGCGCAGGCAACAAGCATGTGCTGATAATCGAAGAAGCCCACGGCATGCCGGTGCCGACGCTTAAACACCTGAAACGCTTTTTTGAGTTGAAAAGCGGCTTTGAACGACTGCTCGGCATCGTATTAATCGGCCAAACAGAGCTGGCGCAAAAGCTGGCGGAAAACAACCCGAATGTGCGCGAAGTGGTGCAACGCTGCGAGCTGGTGACCCTGCTGCCGCTGACCGACGGCAAGCTGGCAGGCTATCTGAAACACAAGTTTGAGCGTGCAGGCGGCGATATCGCCAAAGTGATGGACGAGAGTGCCATTGATGCGATTGCCGAACGCCTGACGGTACGCAGCCGCACGGCAAAAGGCGCAGAGCAGCACAGCCTGCTGTATCCGCTGGCGGTTAACAATTTAGTGGCTGCGGCTATGAATCAGGCGGCGGAGTTGGGTTTTGATATTGTCGATGCCGATGTGGTTAAGGGGGTGTGA
- a CDS encoding DUF2190 family protein, whose amino-acid sequence MAKQTKQVALTTTMRTTGKVVENRFVTFAGKQAKANEAVLGVAVRDADENDLLAVDVIGIALVEAGGAVTVGAKVSADAQGCAVTGTQNNAGTALTAASGAGDVIRILLKG is encoded by the coding sequence ATGGCTAAACAAACCAAACAGGTGGCATTGACCACCACCATGCGCACCACCGGCAAAGTGGTGGAAAACCGTTTTGTGACTTTTGCAGGCAAACAGGCCAAGGCCAATGAGGCTGTTTTAGGTGTTGCAGTCCGTGATGCCGACGAGAACGATTTGCTGGCCGTCGATGTAATCGGCATTGCGCTGGTTGAAGCAGGCGGCGCGGTAACCGTAGGTGCGAAAGTATCGGCCGATGCCCAAGGCTGTGCCGTAACCGGCACTCAAAATAATGCCGGTACGGCTTTAACGGCGGCATCCGGTGCCGGTGATGTTATCCGTATCTTGCTGAAAGGTTAA
- a CDS encoding gp436 family protein, translated as MRYITRDDLAAAVSMTELVQLSNDQISHYGSAEQPDWAVVDRAIVYAAELIDGHISGRYTLPLEPVPGILPQLATDIARFWLHQRRVNGADFPKAVQAAYDNALKMLAAIRDGKIHLGIRNMEEPAGQLQPERGAYRVRAGKKLNTEGY; from the coding sequence ATGCGCTACATTACCCGCGATGACTTGGCGGCCGCAGTCAGCATGACCGAGCTGGTGCAGTTGAGCAATGACCAAATAAGCCATTACGGCAGCGCGGAACAGCCGGACTGGGCTGTGGTTGACCGTGCCATCGTCTATGCGGCCGAACTGATAGACGGCCATATCAGCGGCCGCTACACACTGCCGTTGGAGCCGGTGCCGGGCATCTTGCCCCAGCTGGCTACAGATATTGCGCGGTTTTGGCTGCACCAGCGGCGCGTCAACGGGGCGGACTTCCCGAAGGCAGTGCAAGCCGCCTACGACAACGCCCTCAAAATGCTGGCGGCCATCCGCGACGGCAAAATCCATCTCGGTATCCGGAATATGGAAGAACCTGCCGGCCAACTGCAACCCGAGCGCGGCGCATACCGCGTGCGGGCGGGTAAGAAGCTGAATACGGAGGGCTACTGA
- a CDS encoding helix-turn-helix domain-containing protein encodes MASVKGQRLLSVFKSLEAHPIIGVSNKEISDGLDISPAHVSRDLEDLIAAGLVVKLDNGNFAYGIKTLQIAERFRRQQERLQSKIAEIGARADVD; translated from the coding sequence ATGGCGAGCGTTAAAGGACAGCGGCTCTTAAGTGTATTTAAGTCGCTCGAAGCACACCCGATTATCGGGGTCAGCAATAAAGAGATTTCAGACGGCCTCGACATCTCGCCGGCGCATGTGAGCCGGGATTTGGAAGACCTGATAGCGGCGGGATTGGTGGTAAAGCTGGATAACGGCAATTTTGCTTACGGCATCAAAACGCTGCAAATCGCCGAGCGGTTCAGACGGCAGCAGGAGCGGCTGCAAAGCAAGATTGCGGAAATCGGCGCGCGGGCTGATGTGGATTAA
- a CDS encoding DNA-binding protein has translation MSKQINQFSPLPYPQTPKSAQKYFIKRGINKSEWARYFGFERTIVEHLLGGKLKGRRGQAHEAAIKLGLKENPDGER, from the coding sequence ATGAGTAAGCAGATTAATCAATTTTCGCCACTCCCTTATCCGCAAACGCCGAAGTCGGCACAGAAATATTTTATTAAGCGAGGCATTAATAAAAGCGAATGGGCGAGATATTTCGGTTTCGAGCGCACGATAGTGGAACATCTGCTTGGTGGAAAGTTGAAAGGCAGACGGGGACAGGCGCACGAAGCGGCAATCAAATTGGGCTTGAAGGAGAATCCTGATGGCGAGCGTTAA